From one Mytilus edulis chromosome 1, xbMytEdul2.2, whole genome shotgun sequence genomic stretch:
- the LOC139481641 gene encoding extracellular signal-regulated kinase 2-like isoform X2 has translation MSTEIEPHITKKYEIKKRLGKGAYGIVWKAIDRRTGEVVAVKKIFDAFRNQTDAQRTFREIMFLQEFGDHANIIKLHNVIKAENDKDIYLVFEFMETDLHNVIKRGNILKDVHKRYIMYQLLKATKYLHSGNVIHRDHKPSNILLDSECVVKVCDFGLARSLSQIGIDAETGDPNLTEYVATRWYRAPEILLASHRYTKGVDMWSLGCILGEMLAGKPLFPGSSTINQIEKIMTYIAEPCREDIDSIKSAYGASVLEKAASRGKKSLESLIPDAPKDAADLVRKLLHFNPDKRITADEALRHSYVARFHNVSEEIGLNYDVVPPLSDDTQLTVDEYRSKLYEMIMQKKQERRRKRHEMRSAPQPTRHKSRTPEEPPPSEPYNRENEYDKGAEPKIYYKGHPSEGHPHSAPHHQSSFSAFGRTTHEQPPRSRLQSRQKTSIGNNVQHSNSATAVQPDPYPPMSKNRHTSAPTQSRAGRPTSGLYRGPTITRDEKAGALSVTSSRLSGIGRLLKCAMEPLPPIRSYTHYYVSFQVCFVLALIGYT, from the exons AGAACTTTCAGAGAGATTATGTTCCTACAGGAATTTGGAGACCATGCTAATATAATCAAATTACATAATGTCATAAAAGCAGAAAATGACAAGGACATTTATCTGGTCTTTGAGTTTATGG AGACGGATTTacataatgtaattaaaagagGGAACATACTAAAAGATGTACACAAGAGATATATTATGTACCAGTTACTCAAAGCCACCAAGTATTTACACAGTGGAAATGTAATACACAGAGATCATAAG CCATCAAACATTTTGTTGGATAGTGAGTGTGTTGTCAAAGTATGTGACTTTGGTCTGGCAAGGTCACTGTCTCAGATTGGTATAGATGCTGAGACAGGTGATCCTAATTTAACAGAATATGTAGCAACTAGATGGTACAGAGCTCCAGAAATTCTTCTCGCTTCACACAG GTATACCAAAGGTGTAGATATGTGGAGTTTAGGATGTATACTTGGTGAAATGTTGGCAGGAAAACCATTATTCCCTGGCTCATCCACAATAAATCAAATAGAGAAAATAATGACGTATATTGCAGAACCTTGTAGAGAAG ACATAGATAGTATTAAATCTGCATATGGTGCCTCAGTATTAGAGAAAGCTGCCTCTAG AGGAAAGAAGTCATTAGAATCGTTAATACCAGATGCACCGAAAGATGCAGCCGATTTAGTACGAAAACTTTTACATTTTAACCCTGACAAAAGAATAACTGCTGACGAAGCATTACGACATTCATATGTAGCTAGATTTCATAATGTATCAGAAGAAATAGGATTAAATTATGATGTAGTTCCACCATTAAGTGACGATACACAACTGACAGTTGATGAATACAGAAGTAAACTGTATGAG ATGATTATGCAGAAAAAACAGGAAAGACGACGAAAGAGACATGAAATGAGAAGTGCACCGCAGCCCACACGACACAAATCTAGAACTCCAGAGGAACCTCCTCCAAGCGAACCCTACAATCGTGAAAATGAATATGACAAAGGCGCAGAGCCGAAAATATATTACAAAGGTCATCCATCAGAAGGTCATCCACATTCAGCTCCACATCATCAATCATCATTTTCAG CATTCGGCAGAACAACACATGAACAACCACCAAGGTCACGGTTACAAAGCAGACAGAAAACCAGTATTGGAAACAATGTTCAGCATTCTAATAGTGCCACAGCT gTTCAGCCAGATCCTTATCCACCTATGTCAAAAAACAGACACACCTCAGCTCCGACCCAAAGCAGGGCAGGTAGACCAACGTCAGGCTTGTATAGAGGACCAACAATTACTAGAGATGAAAAAGCTGGTGCATTGAGTGTCACTAGTTCAAGACTG TCAGGAATTGGCCGGTTGTTAAAATGTGCAATGGAACCTTTACCTCCCATCCGATCATACACACATTATTACGTAAGTTTTCAAGTGTGTTTTGTGCTAGCTTTGATAGGTTACACATGA
- the LOC139481641 gene encoding extracellular signal-regulated kinase 2-like isoform X1, translating into MSTEIEPHITKKYEIKKRLGKGAYGIVWKAIDRRTGEVVAVKKIFDAFRNQTDAQRTFREIMFLQEFGDHANIIKLHNVIKAENDKDIYLVFEFMETDLHNVIKRGNILKDVHKRYIMYQLLKATKYLHSGNVIHRDHKPSNILLDSECVVKVCDFGLARSLSQIGIDAETGDPNLTEYVATRWYRAPEILLASHRYTKGVDMWSLGCILGEMLAGKPLFPGSSTINQIEKIMTYIAEPCREDIDSIKSAYGASVLEKAASRGKKSLESLIPDAPKDAADLVRKLLHFNPDKRITADEALRHSYVARFHNVSEEIGLNYDVVPPLSDDTQLTVDEYRSKLYEMIMQKKQERRRKRHEMRSAPQPTRHKSRTPEEPPPSEPYNRENEYDKGAEPKIYYKGHPSEGHPHSAPHHQSSFSAFGRTTHEQPPRSRLQSRQKTSIGNNVQHSNSATAVQPDPYPPMSKNRHTSAPTQSRAGRPTSGLYRGPTITRDEKAGALSVTSSRLVPGSRPISAQNKPQKPIYGRKQFSNATNVPSAGAPKDYFGSYAQDIGTISSSGLAALQGKKA; encoded by the exons AGAACTTTCAGAGAGATTATGTTCCTACAGGAATTTGGAGACCATGCTAATATAATCAAATTACATAATGTCATAAAAGCAGAAAATGACAAGGACATTTATCTGGTCTTTGAGTTTATGG AGACGGATTTacataatgtaattaaaagagGGAACATACTAAAAGATGTACACAAGAGATATATTATGTACCAGTTACTCAAAGCCACCAAGTATTTACACAGTGGAAATGTAATACACAGAGATCATAAG CCATCAAACATTTTGTTGGATAGTGAGTGTGTTGTCAAAGTATGTGACTTTGGTCTGGCAAGGTCACTGTCTCAGATTGGTATAGATGCTGAGACAGGTGATCCTAATTTAACAGAATATGTAGCAACTAGATGGTACAGAGCTCCAGAAATTCTTCTCGCTTCACACAG GTATACCAAAGGTGTAGATATGTGGAGTTTAGGATGTATACTTGGTGAAATGTTGGCAGGAAAACCATTATTCCCTGGCTCATCCACAATAAATCAAATAGAGAAAATAATGACGTATATTGCAGAACCTTGTAGAGAAG ACATAGATAGTATTAAATCTGCATATGGTGCCTCAGTATTAGAGAAAGCTGCCTCTAG AGGAAAGAAGTCATTAGAATCGTTAATACCAGATGCACCGAAAGATGCAGCCGATTTAGTACGAAAACTTTTACATTTTAACCCTGACAAAAGAATAACTGCTGACGAAGCATTACGACATTCATATGTAGCTAGATTTCATAATGTATCAGAAGAAATAGGATTAAATTATGATGTAGTTCCACCATTAAGTGACGATACACAACTGACAGTTGATGAATACAGAAGTAAACTGTATGAG ATGATTATGCAGAAAAAACAGGAAAGACGACGAAAGAGACATGAAATGAGAAGTGCACCGCAGCCCACACGACACAAATCTAGAACTCCAGAGGAACCTCCTCCAAGCGAACCCTACAATCGTGAAAATGAATATGACAAAGGCGCAGAGCCGAAAATATATTACAAAGGTCATCCATCAGAAGGTCATCCACATTCAGCTCCACATCATCAATCATCATTTTCAG CATTCGGCAGAACAACACATGAACAACCACCAAGGTCACGGTTACAAAGCAGACAGAAAACCAGTATTGGAAACAATGTTCAGCATTCTAATAGTGCCACAGCT gTTCAGCCAGATCCTTATCCACCTATGTCAAAAAACAGACACACCTCAGCTCCGACCCAAAGCAGGGCAGGTAGACCAACGTCAGGCTTGTATAGAGGACCAACAATTACTAGAGATGAAAAAGCTGGTGCATTGAGTGTCACTAGTTCAAGACTG GTACCTGGTTCAAGACCAATATCAGCTCAAAATAAGCCACAAAAGCCCATCTATGGAAGGAAACAGTTCAGTAATGCTACAAATGTGCCGTCTGCTGGGGCCCCTAAAGATTACTTTGGTAGTTATGCCCAAGATATTGGTACAATCTCATCATCAGGCTTGGCTGCTCTGCAGGGTAAAAAGGCCTAA